A part of Arachis hypogaea cultivar Tifrunner chromosome 12, arahy.Tifrunner.gnm2.J5K5, whole genome shotgun sequence genomic DNA contains:
- the LOC112728115 gene encoding senescence associated gene 20-like, with protein MAPKNKYDEASCVQNKSIVESLYKALLGEGQMEMVSKVLASDLEWWFHGPPECQHMMKVLTGETALNKGFKFEPRSFTSIGDCVITEGWEGQAYWVHVWTLKNGLITQFREYFNTWLVVRDLSPPRWEIKQNSLTLWQSQPRDLYRRSLPGLVLAI; from the coding sequence ATGGCACCAAAAAACAAGTATGATGAAGCTTCTTGTGTTCAAAACAAATCCATAGTTGAGTCTCTATACAAGGCACTTCTTGGAGAAGGCCAAATGGAAATGGTTTCAAAGGTGCTAGCAAGTGATCTTGAATGGTGGTTCCATGGCCCCCCAGAATGCCAACACATGATGAAGGTCCTCACTGGTGAAACAGCACTCAACAAAGGCTTCAAGTTTGAGCCTAGAAGCTTCACATCCATAGGAGATTGTGTTATCACTGAAGGGTGGGAAGGACAAGCCTATTGGGTTCATGTTTGGACATTGAAGAATGGCTTGATTACTCAATTTAGGGAGTATTTCAACACATGGCTTGTTGTTAGGGATTTGAGTCCTCCAAGGTGGGAGATCAAGCAAAATAGCTTGACTCTCTGGCAGAGCCAGCCTCGCGATTTGTATCGTAGGTCACTTCCGGGGCTGGTTCTAGCCATTTAG